One stretch of Nitratiruptor tergarcus DSM 16512 DNA includes these proteins:
- a CDS encoding integrase core domain-containing protein: protein MQIKYTLPGLKGYKRLERIYYNSLMISEEAKRRKKILEFWEKYGLAATTEAFGVSRRTLFRWKKSLNDADGDIKALNPKSRRPKRVRESKVPIEVIKEIKRLRKAYPNIGKAKLYHLLKPFCEEKELKTPSESTIGRIIAKAPDTMRLFPYRIDTKGKVKPKKKTQKNRKPKNLKSKPFELWAVDTIQIVSNGIKRYILTMIDPLTRIAFAVAIPSKRAKHTAYALEALIDGITSIKQKRKLAILSDNGSEFKKEFDALLEQKGFTHYWTYPRSPKMNAHNERFNRTIQEQFIQYYEDLLFTDLDEFNKKLAKWLIDYNTKIPHSSLNFKSPVQYLLENHYECHMYWTYTCS from the coding sequence GTGCAAATCAAATACACGTTGCCAGGGCTCAAAGGATATAAAAGATTAGAGAGGATATACTACAATTCGCTTATGATAAGCGAAGAGGCAAAAAGAAGAAAAAAGATATTGGAGTTTTGGGAAAAATATGGACTAGCAGCAACAACTGAAGCTTTTGGAGTAAGCAGAAGAACACTCTTTCGATGGAAAAAGAGTTTAAATGATGCAGATGGCGATATAAAAGCCTTAAATCCAAAATCACGAAGACCAAAAAGAGTAAGAGAGTCAAAAGTTCCAATAGAAGTTATTAAAGAGATAAAACGATTAAGAAAAGCATATCCCAACATCGGCAAAGCAAAACTCTACCACCTGCTTAAACCTTTTTGTGAAGAAAAAGAACTTAAAACTCCCTCGGAATCCACAATAGGAAGAATAATCGCAAAAGCACCAGATACAATGAGACTTTTTCCCTACCGCATCGATACAAAAGGAAAAGTGAAACCAAAAAAGAAGACACAAAAAAACAGAAAACCAAAAAACCTCAAATCTAAACCATTTGAACTCTGGGCAGTCGATACCATCCAAATAGTATCAAACGGTATAAAACGATATATCCTTACTATGATTGACCCACTCACACGTATTGCATTCGCAGTAGCAATTCCATCTAAAAGAGCAAAACATACTGCATATGCTCTTGAAGCTTTAATTGATGGAATAACCTCCATCAAACAAAAACGTAAACTTGCAATTCTTTCAGATAATGGCAGTGAATTTAAAAAAGAGTTTGATGCTCTGCTTGAACAAAAAGGCTTTACACACTACTGGACATATCCAAGGAGCCCTAAAATGAATGCACACAATGAAAGATTCAATAGAACAATTCAAGAACAATTTATTCAATACTATGAAGATTTACTCTTTACAGATTTGGATGAATTCAATAAAAAATTAGCAAAATGGCTCATCGATTACAATACCAAAATACCACACTCTTCTCTTAATTTTAAATCTCCGGTACAATACCTTCTTGAAAATCATTATGAGTGCCATATGTATTGGACTTATACATGCTCTTGA
- a CDS encoding citrate/2-methylcitrate synthase, whose translation MGLFTRDTQAIFWNNNRSAIQRMLDYDYVIKREKPSVAAIVAPTSSNKFDKFFFGTDEVMIPIYRSTEEAAAAHPNADVLLNFASFRTAYDVTMDALRFPQFKTIMITAEGIPERLARIMNKTARDKGVLIIGPATVGAITPGAFKVANIGGTIENIVKSKLHRPGSCGLVTRSGGLFNELCNIIALNADGVADGVAIGGDRFVGSVFIDHLLRMEKDPNVKYMLLLGEVGGREEYKVIEAVKSGKITKPVIGWCIGTIAQHFSSGVQFGHAGASANADEETAVAKNQAMREAGIHVPDSFNDLPHVIKGVYEELKGKGIIKDIEEPEVPPIPEDYAKALAQGKIRKPKNFVCTISDDRGEEATYAGYPISSVATPDTGKTIGDVVSLLWFKKVYPRWAVDFIETVIKTVADHGPAVSGAHNAKVTARAGKSVVESLVTGLLTIGPRFGGAIDGAAKYFKYAHDNNMSPAEFLNYMKKQGIPIPGIGHRIKSVRNPDKRVEGLKKFAAENFPATPLLEYALEVEKLTTSKKDNLILNVDGTIGILMVDMWRALGYTEEEIDEFIESGTLNSFFILGRTIGFIGHILDEKRLGMPMYRHPFDDILYDVQKAEEIK comes from the coding sequence ATGGGACTTTTTACAAGAGATACACAAGCAATTTTTTGGAATAACAACAGAAGCGCTATTCAGCGTATGCTCGATTACGATTATGTAATCAAAAGAGAAAAGCCATCTGTTGCTGCTATTGTTGCACCAACGAGCTCAAATAAATTTGATAAATTTTTCTTTGGAACTGATGAAGTAATGATTCCAATCTATAGAAGTACTGAGGAAGCAGCTGCAGCCCATCCAAATGCTGATGTTTTGCTAAACTTTGCTTCTTTTAGAACAGCTTACGATGTGACAATGGATGCTCTTCGATTCCCTCAGTTTAAAACAATTATGATTACAGCTGAAGGGATTCCTGAAAGACTTGCTCGAATTATGAATAAGACTGCAAGAGATAAAGGCGTTTTAATTATTGGTCCGGCAACTGTTGGTGCAATCACTCCAGGAGCATTCAAAGTTGCAAATATTGGTGGAACAATTGAAAACATCGTAAAAAGCAAGCTTCATAGACCGGGAAGCTGTGGTCTGGTGACTCGAAGTGGTGGTCTATTTAACGAGCTTTGTAACATTATTGCCCTCAATGCAGACGGTGTAGCAGATGGTGTAGCAATCGGTGGTGACAGATTTGTTGGATCTGTATTTATCGATCATCTTCTTCGCATGGAAAAAGATCCAAATGTAAAATATATGCTTTTGCTTGGTGAAGTTGGAGGACGCGAAGAGTATAAAGTGATCGAAGCAGTTAAAAGTGGAAAAATCACTAAGCCAGTAATTGGTTGGTGTATCGGAACAATTGCGCAGCACTTCAGTAGCGGTGTACAGTTCGGTCACGCAGGAGCTAGTGCAAATGCAGATGAAGAGACTGCAGTTGCAAAAAACCAAGCTATGAGAGAAGCTGGTATTCATGTGCCTGATAGTTTTAACGATCTTCCACACGTGATCAAAGGTGTGTACGAAGAACTTAAAGGAAAAGGCATTATTAAAGATATAGAAGAGCCTGAAGTTCCACCAATTCCTGAAGATTACGCTAAAGCTTTAGCACAAGGAAAAATCAGAAAACCGAAAAACTTTGTTTGTACTATCAGTGATGATAGAGGAGAAGAGGCAACATATGCTGGTTATCCAATTAGTAGCGTAGCAACTCCAGATACTGGTAAAACAATTGGTGATGTTGTAAGCCTTCTTTGGTTTAAAAAAGTATATCCACGATGGGCGGTTGATTTTATCGAAACAGTTATCAAAACAGTTGCAGACCATGGACCAGCGGTAAGTGGTGCGCATAATGCAAAAGTTACAGCACGCGCTGGAAAATCTGTAGTAGAGAGTCTTGTAACAGGTCTTCTTACCATTGGGCCAAGATTTGGTGGAGCGATAGACGGAGCGGCTAAATATTTTAAATATGCACACGATAATAACATGAGTCCAGCAGAATTTTTAAATTATATGAAAAAACAGGGTATTCCAATTCCTGGTATTGGACACAGAATCAAATCTGTAAGAAATCCAGATAAGAGGGTTGAAGGACTTAAAAAATTTGCAGCTGAAAACTTTCCAGCAACGCCACTGCTTGAGTATGCATTAGAAGTTGAAAAACTCACAACTAGTAAAAAAGACAATTTGATTCTCAATGTTGATGGAACTATTGGGATTTTGATGGTAGATATGTGGCGAGCTTTGGGATACACTGAAGAGGAGATTGATGAATTTATCGAAAGTGGTACACTTAATTCTTTCTTTATTCTTGGTAGAACGATCGGTTTCATTGGTCACATCCTTGATGAAAAACGCCTTGGTATGCCAATGTACCGCCATCCATTTGATGATATTTTGTACGATGTACAAAAGGCTGAAGAGATTAAATAA